The Malus sylvestris chromosome 3, drMalSylv7.2, whole genome shotgun sequence genomic sequence TTATAATTATTCTTGACATTGACATTTACTTTGACTTGCACCACCCAACTTGCCATAAACATTGAGTAATATGCTTTTGGGGAACAATAGCTCATTTTCTACGAATAGcaacaaagaaaagaaggagaataactttattaatttcttgacaaaattaaaagaaattgaattgTTGCGGTAAAGACAAATATTAGAAGGATCTATTGGCACCTTTGGAAGCATATGCACACTGCATGGCAAAGATGGGGAGTTTTACatagaccaaaatgattgatgatggataatctcaattattatttttattaatattgcGTTTTAGAGATCATAGTGAAGAGTTATGTCATTTCAATGGTCATTTTGGACACATACCCATGAAATAAAGTCATCTTTCTCTAGTGACGAGATTTGGATGTACCAGAAAAACAAATAGGTGAAAGTTAAAGAGTGGAGAGAGAGGTTATGTTTCTATCTATGTATCTTAGGTTCAAAACTCCCTCTCCTAAATTATGTAAAAGTTTCAAACTTTTATCCtagtaaattaaataaaaagaaagggaGAGGTTGGCTGGTGGTGTTTGCTGCCGAGGGTTGTTTGTCAAGGTTGAGACGGTGGGAAAGACCTAAGGgttgaattatttattttttagttcaAGTGTTTTAATTCTCtctcaaaattaataaaaaaaaaattaaacgaaTTGACATGCTGCACCAAATGACACGTCAAGTAATTTAGAATTGTCGTCTAAAAATGTGGTCTTTCTAGTAATACCCTAAATATGAATAAGGataaacccaatggcattataGCAAAAGAGAATATGGTGTTGGTGTTGTGGCAACCTACATAACATCATTTTCACCCTAGTAAAATCCACAATATAGTATTTAACTAGCTTTGGATCCAAATTAAGGACAAGCACACAAATCACAAAAACTACATTCTAATGTCTAGACAACGGTCGTCGCTATAGTATAAGAGATTGAgcagaaaaaaaatttcatcaatagAACGAAAGAGCGACCACAACTATAAAAGCTCTAATTAACAGATCAAATAAcgaacataaacaaaaaatgtaAGCAATTATATAAAGacaaaaaatcgaaatgaaTTGCCACCGACCTCGAGACCAATAAGAAAGGATGGCAAGTTAAATTATCAAATTATGAATGTATGTAATTAATTATGCAGTCCATTTTAATGGGTAAAATTAGTGACACACAGACAAGCACCCACAAAGGCAGAGAGACAGAAGGTTTCAAGTGCAAAAGatgcaaaacccaaaaagcaGCTGCCTcctgcagcaggtataaatacTCGGACAAACCCTTTCTCTAATCCctagctttcttcttctctctgtctctgcaAGTTTAATCGAGAAAATGGGAAGAGGAAAGTTCAAGGGCAAGCCCACCGGCCGCCGCCAGTTCTCCACTCACGAAGAGATGGGTATTAATCATCTCCCTCTTTCTCTATCTGTTTCTCCATGTGGTTCAAACAATTGACCGTCGTGATTTTATATGTATATCTATGTGTATGGGCATGTGTATGCACAGGGTCTCAGTTGTTTGTGCTAATTTTTAGATCTAGATTGATTTGTGAacattttagttatttttagCGTGGAATTTCGGCTAGGCAATTCTTATTGTAAATTTGAAAAGCTCGTAATTTTTTCGTGaaagtttgtttctttttttgaagaatattttggtcattccatagTTCAGCTTAGGAGGAGTAGTTTATTGGATAACCTCTGTAAGAAAACGAAAACGAAAACTTGTTCTAAGTGGTTGCTTCTAGCTTATTGGTAGTGGGTTGGCTTGAAGACTATTTTGTTGATTTCGGCATGCgtgttctttttgttttcactCGGCTTAATGTTTGGAATCTGGACCAGTAAATTGGATAACTGTCGTAAGAAATAGAACATGATAACTTGTTCAAAGTGGTTGCTTCTAGCTTATTGGTAATGATTTGCCTTGGAATTTGCAATATAAGCTAGAGTATCACTCGTGTTCGCCTGAAACTTGGGATTGTTAATTGGATAAGTGAATCTATGGGTAATTAATTCCTAGTTAGGGTTGGTGCATGAATGATGAATCCCTCTTGAGGTTATCCTGTGAAAACATTCTCAGTCAAATTTCACTTCCCCACTACTTTTGCTTGAAAAATCCATGAGTTTGTACGGacaattttgaaatttacaCCAAATTAAAGAATATATGAAGTTTAACTGTTGATTGAGTTAAAGTATATGTCAGACTAGGAAAGAATGTTTCCCTCCACTATGTTAATTCTACTCATGTTTCTCTTGGATGGCTTTATCGGTTTATATGAGAAAAAAgaatttagattttttattatattttatttaattttttatcaataaTCAAGGTTTGTTGTTTATGATATTTTAGTTGTATTACGAGTTTACCAGTTGTACTCGTGAAGACTGTATGAAGTTAACGATTTGTGAGTTTGTATATTTGGGTGATGTTAACAATATCGGTTTCACTTAAGTCTCAGACATTTTTCTTAATGTcaaattatatttataattgGTAAAGTTGTTTCAAATGCTTTTGAACTTTCATCTGCTATGTTTGACTCAGCTTGCCTTTGTGTCTATACTTCACATGATTGCAGTTGCTGGTTCCTCTGCCCGTCCACGTGGTTTTAAAAGGGTAATAATCTGTCCCTTGTCCCTTTGTATTACACTTTTCCCATATGATTTAATTGAAGACATCGCACTTTTCAAGCTGCCGTCATGATTCTCAAATTTAGAGACGAGGGTTTCAATAGGCTTTTATAGTATTTTGTTTGAACATGCATACGTACACAGAACAGATGCATGTAAAGTGTATAGGTGCTCATTATGCAGAGTTTGCATTGATGAGACTACATGGAATTGGAATGTTAAACTAATGCACTGAAGACATGTATATTGACTTAATCATGTTTCATATCTGTCATTGTATCAAAAGATGTTATTTTAGCAGAAGTCACAGAATCAAGTTGTTCTGTAACCCAAACTTTCTGGCTGATAAGAATCTTATGAATCATGGCTGAACCAACCAAAGGCAATAGGACTGCATCTGTTGTGGATGCCTCTAAGCATTACATGTTTCAAAGGATTACCATGTGAAACAAAGTTTTCTTTGCCCTCTTGGGCATGTCTCCCTTTGGAAGTTATGGACTGCTGCATTCTTTTTAAGGACTGCTGTCAGCCCATTGACCGAAAACCCATAAGAGATATGTCCCTAATATGAATCTCATATAAATAAGGCCGAATTCTGATTTTGGTTCCTGTAAAGCTCACATCTGGCCATAACGAGTTTGTCGAAGAAATTGACAAAATTATTTCATTGTCCTGAAGTTGCAACAATTAGTAAGCTACATgcttaaatttgaaaattttaccaAAATCATATTCttctttataaataaaaaagaattcttAATATAAATTGCTCATGGAGTAGCATATTATAGTTTTCCTCCTTTTGGGGTCGAGCTCTAAACAGTCAATAAGTTCTCTTGATTTGCTTCTATTGTAGGCTGGCATTGGGAGTAGGACCTTCAGTCTTTGATCCCGTGAAACACACACATTAAACTTAAAGTAAGAATGACATGGTGGGCCATGAATGTAGGAAACTATTAAGTGCTTAGTTTCCAAATATGAGATTACTTTCCAACAATTCATGTAAGAGTACTTTGAAAGAAGCAAATCAGTATACTATGGTTAGATATTAGCTAAAATAACATGGGTATAGATAGTTTCATGTAGTAATTTTGCTTGATTACCATTTTAAGAAAGAGAACTTTTTTGTGTCATTGATATCATTGTTTGCAACGTATGATTGAGCTATATAGTGGCTGTGTTGATTATATCTACCTTGCCCCATCTGTTACTGtttctccctctttctctcgcATATGGGTGACTTTAAGTTTTGTGCTATTGCTGGGtattaagggtgcgtttgttgcatcaGACTATCTTGGACTGAACtaatttcagggactaagctggactagcttaaaataaaaaatataaataacctATGCTATATCAACCAACATCAAAATTTCAACCAAATTTGACCTTATCATGCCTAACTCCAACAATtttcatcataatatatttatCCAACACTCCCTAAGGATGCCCATTTTGAACTTTTCCAGCAATAGGAGTATTCCAAGTAATTCCTTAACAAGTTTCCAAACTCCAAATTCAAACAACATATTACACTTATATCTCAGTTTCAAATTctggaaaatataaaaatacacAAAACAATTATGCAAGCAACATCTATTGACCGTACTTTCCTGGAAGCCTAAAAAATTGACTccacaaaaaattattcaaaacccAGTCACAATCACAATCACGATAATTTATCTCAAAATTCAGCCTCAATCACACTTAGCAAGCCTCAGCCAAACTTAGCCATAGTTCTCTCagacatttcatcaaacacctcCTGGGCACTTTCCAAATCACCCTTCTGCACATGCCCATTGATcaattgaattcacaatcaGCAATGACTATATTTTCATTCCCTTGGTAATGAATTTCTTTCTCATTGGTCATGAATTCACAATCATACCACAtcaaaatcaaattcaagtggagaaattgAAAACTGTAAGCTAAAAAAGGAGAAGCTCTCACCATTTTTTGGTAACTGCGGCGATCTTGGCGAGCTTGTCCTGGTTCAGAGACGACACGGGGAAGGATAGTGAGGATTTAGCAGCGGTGGATTCGGAAAGGCTGAGATTGCTTCGTGAATGCTCAAGAGTCGTGGGCTGAGATTGCTTCGTGAATGGTGGAGGATTGTGCAGCTTGTGTGCGGTGCTCAAAAGCCACAACCATGGCGATTTTGctgagagagagtgtgtgtgtgtgaattgaacgaagaagaaaggaagggaGTCAGTggattgtttttcaatttttgtttgagGTCTGAGATTAGGCTTTTGGGTGGGATAGTGAAGGCCCAAGGGAGTGGGCGAAGGTGCGAAGGAGAACGGAGAGGGTGAAGGGGCGAAGGAGAAAGGAGACGACGAGGGATCAACGGCGGGGGAGAGAACGGGATTAGCAGTCCGCTCGAAATCGATGGGCCTTGCTAAGAACGTTTAGCGAAGCGTTCAGTCGGGGCGAGTCCCCGTTAATGTCATTAAAACTAGTCCAGTGTGGACAACAAACACCGGATTGGACAAACACTTAATGTAGGCTAGTCCAATGACCCCTAAGAAGGTCAAACAAACACGCCCTAAAGGTATATTTCTTTGATATTCTCAGGAAGAAGCCgaagagaaggaagaagtaGAGTCTGAAGAGGAATCAGAAGAAGAACAGGAAGAATCCGAAGTCAGTATACTCATTATTTCTATTACATTCTTCTTTATATTGAACTATTCCATTGTTGATTTGGAAGCATCTGTGTTTCTTATTAGTTCCTACTTGTACCTTACTGCAATTTTGGCTGTGTTAACAGAAACGGAAAGGCACTCAGGGAATTATTGAAATTGAGAATCCCAATCTAGTAAAACCAAAGAATGTGAAGGCTAAAAATGTCGATGTAAGGTGGTGAAGAgaatttttacatatttgcagTATGAACTCATTATAGTAATTATTTTCTGTTATCCTTGTTGCAGATTGAGAAAACGACTGAACTCTCAAGGCGTGAAAGGTATGCAATGTTCCTCACCTCCTGTACATTCAATATGGAACAAGTTCCGTGCCAAGTATCTAAGCAGTGCCTAAATTGTGAAACAAAATCTTGCTTCCTCATTGATGATTCTTCTATCCCATTTTTCTTCAGTTTTCTTTTCACATATTTATTACTCTTTAATATCAAATATATATGGTTATTAATTCATCTTTCATACGACTGTCAGTTGAGCATGAGGCTTTAATAGTAGCATCTGGTTCTATCTCTAAGCACCAGAAGTATCCTACATTATCTAGGCTGacctggttttttttttctccagttTCTAGCTTTAGTGTTCATGTCACACAGGCAAAAGAGACCACCAGAATTTGTTCAGCGTATGAAGCTTTTGATCAAGCCCTTAAAACATTTAACTCATCACTTTGTTTTAAGTGTTCTGAACCATGGGGGAAGTGGAATTTTATACATAATTTGTCAAAAATGAACTTTAGAGGGgtaaattataatttgttttgTAGATTATATTCACCAGTCGCACTCTTGGACAAAATAATAGTTTTGTCAAAAGTTATGTTTTGTTGAAAGGATTTAGGAAAATGGTGGATAATgtgaatttatttttcattttaagaATTGAAATATGTTTGTCATGTTATGGCTCATGCTTTGGCATTCTGCTTGTCATTTCGTGTGCTTTGGTAATTATTGGTACTGGATGTTATTCTCATAGTTTTATGCTTCCCAATAGTACTTTTGATGGTTGATCCTCCTTGAGATCACGAAATTATTAGCTGCAGTTTTTGTATTTCCATACAATTGATTTTTCGAAAGCTCATGATcaatattttcaatttggttGTCCTTGGAGTCAAATATTTGAGTGATCCAAGGTTAAATATTGCGTCAACTTAATGTCCATCCGTTGCAGAGAGGAGATAGAGAAGCAAAAGGCTCATGAGCGGTACATGAGGTTGCAGGAACAGGGAAAAACAGAACAAGCAAAAAAGGATTTAGGTAATGTGGGAAATTGACCAAATTCTAGCCTCATTTTGGCAGTTGAGTTGAATTATATTAGGCATGCAATGATATGCCAACTAAATTTTCTAAATTAGCATACACAAAACAGGGGTTAAGATATTTTGCTGGAAAAGTC encodes the following:
- the LOC126615772 gene encoding uncharacterized protein LOC126615772, which codes for MGRGKFKGKPTGRRQFSTHEEMVAGSSARPRGFKREEAEEKEEVESEEESEEEQEESEKRKGTQGIIEIENPNLVKPKNVKAKNVDIEKTTELSRREREEIEKQKAHERYMRLQEQGKTEQAKKDLERLAMIRQQRAEAAKKREEEKAAKEQKKGEGRK